One Rosa chinensis cultivar Old Blush chromosome 5, RchiOBHm-V2, whole genome shotgun sequence genomic region harbors:
- the LOC112203640 gene encoding uncharacterized protein LOC112203640: MLTLLISGNKQPGNDIDVYLEPLIEDLKVLWKGVTGVYDACSNEYFTLKAALFWTINDFPAYGNLSGSIVKGYNACPICLEKTLPKRLVHGGNMAYMRHRRWKQELEAAPVPLSGEEVLKRMEEEVLSWPFGKKHPPPPFKGDEDENRPCWKKKSIFFKFEYWKFLPVCHCLDVMHIDKNVCDSLLGTLLNILRKTKDGIKTRLDLVEMSIRTELAPNLDGPKKNRLPLASWNLTLDEKKSVCGCFCCMKVPHNYCSNIHNLVSMDDLRLSGMKSHDCHVLMQQLLPVALRAILDKSVRVAIIRLCLLFTKICSKSFEVSKLPKIQSDIVETLCLLEKYFPPSFFDIMVHLTVHLVREVELCGPVFYRWMYPFERYMKVCKGYVCNRNRPEGCIAENYIAEEAVEFLAERLLSDQTIGIPKQRSKECKPTSGAKVSSIYGSEFNQAHLCVLQNTEEFRTYFL; this comes from the exons ATGTTAACGTTGTTGATTTCCGGGAATAAACAACCTGGAAATGACATCGATGTCTATTTAGAACCATTAATCGAAGATTTGAAAGTTCTTTGGAAGGGAGTAACAGGAGTTTATGATGCTTGCAGCAATGAGTATTTTACTCTGAAGGCTGCACTTTTTTGGACAATCAATGACTTCCCAGCCTACGGTAACTTGTCCGGGAGCATTGTTAAAGGATATAATGCATGCCCAATATGTCTTGAAAAGACATTACCAAAGAGGCTGGTCCATGGAGGGAATATGGCTTATATGAGGCATAGAAGGTGGAAG CAAGAACTTGAAGCTGCTCCTGTTCCATTGAGTGGAGAAGAAGTTCTGAAAAggatggaagaagaagtgttAAGTTGGCCGTTTGGGAAGAAACATCCTCCTCCTCCGTTCAAAGGTGATGAGGATGAAAATAGAccttgttggaagaagaagtccatctttttcaaatttgaataCTGGAAATTTCTTCCGGTTTGCCACTGCCTAGATGTGATGCATATTGATAAAAATGTTTGTGATAGTCTTTTAGGCACATTGTTAAACattctgagaaaaacaaaagatggcATCAAGACCCGTTTAGATCTGGTTGAGATGAGCATTAGAACTGAACTTGCACCTAATCTTGATGGTCCAAAAAAAAATCGCTTGCCATTGGCGAGTTGGAATCTGACCTTAGATGAGAAGAAATCAGTTTGTGGTTGTTTTTGTTGTATGAAGGTGCCTCATAACTACTGTTCGAACATTCACAATCTGGTTTCAATGGATGACCTAAGGCTTAGTGGGATGAAGTCTCATGATTGTCATGTGTTAATGCAACAACTCCTTCCCGTTGCATTAAGGGCTATATTAGACAAATCGGTTAGAGTTGCTATTATCAGGTTATGTCTTTTGTTTACCAAGATTTGCAGCAAATCATTTGAGGTATCTAAGCTGCCCAAAATTCaaagtgatattgttgagacATTGTGCTTgcttgagaagtattttcctccTTCATTCTTCGACATAATGGTACATTTGACGGTTCACCTAGTGAGAGAAGTTGAATTATGTGGACCAGTTTTCTATCGGTGGATGTATCCGTTTGAAAGATACATGAAGGTTTGCAAGGGTTATGTTTGCAATAGAAATCGTCCTGAGGGTTGTATAGCAGAGAATTACATCGCAGAAGAAGCTGTGGAGTTTTTAGCCGAACGCTTATTGTCCGACCAAACTATTGGAATTCCAAAACAGCGTTCTAAAGAGTGCAAGCCTACTTCTGGTGCTAAAGTGTCCTCTATCTATGGCAGTGAGTTCAACCAAGCGCATCTTTGTGTTCTACAAAACACCGAAGAGTTCAGAACCTACTTTCTATAA